One genomic segment of Balaenoptera musculus isolate JJ_BM4_2016_0621 chromosome 11, mBalMus1.pri.v3, whole genome shotgun sequence includes these proteins:
- the GTF2H4 gene encoding general transcription factor IIH subunit 4 isoform X1, with the protein MPCGGRAQRRFSSSLLLHSFPSFLNPPLWSPVGEILRPSPIFFSHFPPSFSLFPGANERHWLRLSDETWSARGGIDTEWNLQEFLGSLSPGVLDRLYGHPATCLAVFRELPSLAKNWVMRMLFLEQPLPQAAVALWVKKEFSKAQEESTGLLSGLRIWHTQLLPGGLQGLILNPIFRQNLRIALLGGGKAWSDDTSQLGPDKHARDVPSLDKYAEERWEVVLHFMVGSPSAAVSQDLAQLLSQAGLMKSAEPGEPPCITSAGFQFLLLDTPAQLWYFMLQYLQTAQSRGMDLVEILSFLFQLSFSTLGKDYSVEGMSDSLLNFLQHLREFGLVFQRKRKSRRYYPTRLAINLSSGVSGAGGTVHQPGFIVVETNYRLYAYTESELQIALIALFSEMLYRFPNMVVAQVTRESVQQAIASGITAQQIIHFLRTRAHPVMLKQTPVLPPTITDQIRLWELERDRLRFTEGVLYNQFLSQVDFELLLAHARELGVLVFENSAKRLMVVTPAGHGDVKRFWKRQKHNS; encoded by the exons ATGCCCTGCGGCGGGCGAGCGCAGCGCCGATTCTCGTCCTCCCTGCTTCTccactccttcccttcttttctgaaTCCTCCACTCTGGTCTCCTGTCGGTGAAATCCTTCGAccctctcccatttttttctctcattttccgCCATCCTTTTCCCTATTCCCCGGAGCCAATGAGAGACATTGGCTCCGTTTAAGCGACGAGACTTGGAGTGCACGAGGGGGGATCGACACTGAGTG GAACCTGCAGGAATTCCTAGGGAGCCTGAGCCCTGGGGTATTGGACCGATTGTATGGGCACCCTGCCACCTGTCTGGCTGTCTTCAG GGAGCTCCCATCTTTGGCTAAGAACTGGGTGATGCGGATGCTCTTTCTGGAGCAGCCTTTGCCGCAAGCTGCTGTAGCCCTGTGGGTgaagaaggaattcagcaa AGCTCAGGAGGAAAGCACGGGGCTGCTAAGCGGCCTCCGTATCTGGCACACCCAGCTGCTCCCTGGTGGTCTCCAGGGCCTCATCCTCAACCCCATATTCCGCCAAAACCTCCGCATTGCCCTTCTGGGTGG GGGCAAGGCCTGGTCTGATGACACAAGTCAACTGGGACCAGACAAGCACGCCCGGGATGTCCCCTCACTTGACAAGTATGCAGAGGAGCGATGGGAG GTGGTCCTGCACTTCATGGTGGGATCCCCCAGCGCAGCCGTCAGCCAGGACTTGGCTCAGCTCCTTAGCCAGGCTGGGCTCATGAAGAG TGCTGAACCTGGAGAGCCGCCCTGCATTACCTCTGCCGGCTTCCAGTTCCTGTTGCTGGACACCCCGGCCCAGCTCTGGTACTTTATGTTGCAGTATCTGCAGACAGCGCAG AGTCGGGGCATGGACCTAGTGGagattctctcctttctcttccagcTCAGCTTCTCTACTCTGGGCAAG GATTACTCTGTGGAAGGTATGAGTGATTCTCTGTTGAACTTCCTGCAACATCTGCGTGAGTTTGGGCTTGTTTTCCAGAGGAAG AGGAAATCTCGGCGTTACTACCCCACGCGACTGGCCATCAATCTCTCGTCAGGTGtttctggggctgggggcacTGTGCATCAGCCAGGGTTCATTGTCGTGGAAACCAATTACCGGCTGTATGCCTACACGG AGTCGGAGCTGCAGATCGCCCTCATTGCCCTTTTCTCTGAGATGCTCTATCGCTTCCCCAACATGGTGGTGGCACAGGTGACCCGGGAGAGTGTGCAGCAGGCCATTGCTAGTGGCATCACAGCCCAACAG ATCATCCATTTCCTAAGGACAAGGGCCCACCCAGTGATGCTTAAACAG ACACCTGTGCTGCCCCCCACCATCACGGACCAGATTCGGCTGTGGGAGCTGGAAAGGGACAGACTCCGGTTCACCGAAG GCGTCCTGTATAACCAGTTCCTGTCGCAAGTGGACTTTGAGCTGCTGCTGGCCCACGCTCGGGAGCTGGGCGTCCTGGTGTTCGAGAACTCGGCCAAGCGGCTTATGGTGGTGACCCCGGCCGGGCACGGCGACGTCAAGCGCTTCTGGAAGCGGCAGAAGCACAACTCCTAA
- the GTF2H4 gene encoding general transcription factor IIH subunit 4 isoform X2, translated as MPCGGRAQRRFSSSLLLHSFPSFLNPPLWSPVGEILRPSPIFFSHFPPSFSLFPGANERHWLRLSDETWSARGGIDTEWNLQEFLGSLSPGVLDRLYGHPATCLAVFRELPSLAKNWVMRMLFLEQPLPQAAVALWVKKEFSKAQEESTGLLSGLRIWHTQLLPGGLQGLILNPIFRQNLRIALLGGGKAWSDDTSQLGPDKHARDVPSLDKYAEERWEVVLHFMVGSPSAAVSQDLAQLLSQAGLMKSAEPGEPPCITSAGFQFLLLDTPAQLWYFMLQYLQTAQLSFSTLGKDYSVEGMSDSLLNFLQHLREFGLVFQRKRKSRRYYPTRLAINLSSGVSGAGGTVHQPGFIVVETNYRLYAYTESELQIALIALFSEMLYRFPNMVVAQVTRESVQQAIASGITAQQIIHFLRTRAHPVMLKQTPVLPPTITDQIRLWELERDRLRFTEGVLYNQFLSQVDFELLLAHARELGVLVFENSAKRLMVVTPAGHGDVKRFWKRQKHNS; from the exons ATGCCCTGCGGCGGGCGAGCGCAGCGCCGATTCTCGTCCTCCCTGCTTCTccactccttcccttcttttctgaaTCCTCCACTCTGGTCTCCTGTCGGTGAAATCCTTCGAccctctcccatttttttctctcattttccgCCATCCTTTTCCCTATTCCCCGGAGCCAATGAGAGACATTGGCTCCGTTTAAGCGACGAGACTTGGAGTGCACGAGGGGGGATCGACACTGAGTG GAACCTGCAGGAATTCCTAGGGAGCCTGAGCCCTGGGGTATTGGACCGATTGTATGGGCACCCTGCCACCTGTCTGGCTGTCTTCAG GGAGCTCCCATCTTTGGCTAAGAACTGGGTGATGCGGATGCTCTTTCTGGAGCAGCCTTTGCCGCAAGCTGCTGTAGCCCTGTGGGTgaagaaggaattcagcaa AGCTCAGGAGGAAAGCACGGGGCTGCTAAGCGGCCTCCGTATCTGGCACACCCAGCTGCTCCCTGGTGGTCTCCAGGGCCTCATCCTCAACCCCATATTCCGCCAAAACCTCCGCATTGCCCTTCTGGGTGG GGGCAAGGCCTGGTCTGATGACACAAGTCAACTGGGACCAGACAAGCACGCCCGGGATGTCCCCTCACTTGACAAGTATGCAGAGGAGCGATGGGAG GTGGTCCTGCACTTCATGGTGGGATCCCCCAGCGCAGCCGTCAGCCAGGACTTGGCTCAGCTCCTTAGCCAGGCTGGGCTCATGAAGAG TGCTGAACCTGGAGAGCCGCCCTGCATTACCTCTGCCGGCTTCCAGTTCCTGTTGCTGGACACCCCGGCCCAGCTCTGGTACTTTATGTTGCAGTATCTGCAGACAGCGCAG cTCAGCTTCTCTACTCTGGGCAAG GATTACTCTGTGGAAGGTATGAGTGATTCTCTGTTGAACTTCCTGCAACATCTGCGTGAGTTTGGGCTTGTTTTCCAGAGGAAG AGGAAATCTCGGCGTTACTACCCCACGCGACTGGCCATCAATCTCTCGTCAGGTGtttctggggctgggggcacTGTGCATCAGCCAGGGTTCATTGTCGTGGAAACCAATTACCGGCTGTATGCCTACACGG AGTCGGAGCTGCAGATCGCCCTCATTGCCCTTTTCTCTGAGATGCTCTATCGCTTCCCCAACATGGTGGTGGCACAGGTGACCCGGGAGAGTGTGCAGCAGGCCATTGCTAGTGGCATCACAGCCCAACAG ATCATCCATTTCCTAAGGACAAGGGCCCACCCAGTGATGCTTAAACAG ACACCTGTGCTGCCCCCCACCATCACGGACCAGATTCGGCTGTGGGAGCTGGAAAGGGACAGACTCCGGTTCACCGAAG GCGTCCTGTATAACCAGTTCCTGTCGCAAGTGGACTTTGAGCTGCTGCTGGCCCACGCTCGGGAGCTGGGCGTCCTGGTGTTCGAGAACTCGGCCAAGCGGCTTATGGTGGTGACCCCGGCCGGGCACGGCGACGTCAAGCGCTTCTGGAAGCGGCAGAAGCACAACTCCTAA
- the GTF2H4 gene encoding general transcription factor IIH subunit 4 isoform X3, with product MESTPSRGGLNRVHLQCRNLQEFLGSLSPGVLDRLYGHPATCLAVFRELPSLAKNWVMRMLFLEQPLPQAAVALWVKKEFSKAQEESTGLLSGLRIWHTQLLPGGLQGLILNPIFRQNLRIALLGGGKAWSDDTSQLGPDKHARDVPSLDKYAEERWEVVLHFMVGSPSAAVSQDLAQLLSQAGLMKSAEPGEPPCITSAGFQFLLLDTPAQLWYFMLQYLQTAQSRGMDLVEILSFLFQLSFSTLGKDYSVEGMSDSLLNFLQHLREFGLVFQRKRKSRRYYPTRLAINLSSGVSGAGGTVHQPGFIVVETNYRLYAYTESELQIALIALFSEMLYRFPNMVVAQVTRESVQQAIASGITAQQIIHFLRTRAHPVMLKQTPVLPPTITDQIRLWELERDRLRFTEGVLYNQFLSQVDFELLLAHARELGVLVFENSAKRLMVVTPAGHGDVKRFWKRQKHNS from the exons ATGGAGAGCACCCCTTCCAGGGGTGGACTGAATCGAGTACACCTACAATGCAGGAACCTGCAGGAATTCCTAGGGAGCCTGAGCCCTGGGGTATTGGACCGATTGTATGGGCACCCTGCCACCTGTCTGGCTGTCTTCAG GGAGCTCCCATCTTTGGCTAAGAACTGGGTGATGCGGATGCTCTTTCTGGAGCAGCCTTTGCCGCAAGCTGCTGTAGCCCTGTGGGTgaagaaggaattcagcaa AGCTCAGGAGGAAAGCACGGGGCTGCTAAGCGGCCTCCGTATCTGGCACACCCAGCTGCTCCCTGGTGGTCTCCAGGGCCTCATCCTCAACCCCATATTCCGCCAAAACCTCCGCATTGCCCTTCTGGGTGG GGGCAAGGCCTGGTCTGATGACACAAGTCAACTGGGACCAGACAAGCACGCCCGGGATGTCCCCTCACTTGACAAGTATGCAGAGGAGCGATGGGAG GTGGTCCTGCACTTCATGGTGGGATCCCCCAGCGCAGCCGTCAGCCAGGACTTGGCTCAGCTCCTTAGCCAGGCTGGGCTCATGAAGAG TGCTGAACCTGGAGAGCCGCCCTGCATTACCTCTGCCGGCTTCCAGTTCCTGTTGCTGGACACCCCGGCCCAGCTCTGGTACTTTATGTTGCAGTATCTGCAGACAGCGCAG AGTCGGGGCATGGACCTAGTGGagattctctcctttctcttccagcTCAGCTTCTCTACTCTGGGCAAG GATTACTCTGTGGAAGGTATGAGTGATTCTCTGTTGAACTTCCTGCAACATCTGCGTGAGTTTGGGCTTGTTTTCCAGAGGAAG AGGAAATCTCGGCGTTACTACCCCACGCGACTGGCCATCAATCTCTCGTCAGGTGtttctggggctgggggcacTGTGCATCAGCCAGGGTTCATTGTCGTGGAAACCAATTACCGGCTGTATGCCTACACGG AGTCGGAGCTGCAGATCGCCCTCATTGCCCTTTTCTCTGAGATGCTCTATCGCTTCCCCAACATGGTGGTGGCACAGGTGACCCGGGAGAGTGTGCAGCAGGCCATTGCTAGTGGCATCACAGCCCAACAG ATCATCCATTTCCTAAGGACAAGGGCCCACCCAGTGATGCTTAAACAG ACACCTGTGCTGCCCCCCACCATCACGGACCAGATTCGGCTGTGGGAGCTGGAAAGGGACAGACTCCGGTTCACCGAAG GCGTCCTGTATAACCAGTTCCTGTCGCAAGTGGACTTTGAGCTGCTGCTGGCCCACGCTCGGGAGCTGGGCGTCCTGGTGTTCGAGAACTCGGCCAAGCGGCTTATGGTGGTGACCCCGGCCGGGCACGGCGACGTCAAGCGCTTCTGGAAGCGGCAGAAGCACAACTCCTAA
- the VARS2 gene encoding valine--tRNA ligase, mitochondrial isoform X1, which translates to MPHLPLASFRPPLWGLRPSKGLPRSHPLSTQSEPNGSAISQRNREAKQKRLRQKQAALEAGIAQKTKSPAESSKAWTPKEIVLYEIPTEHGEKKDVSRPLPPAYSPQYVEAAWYPWWVREGFFKPEYQARLPQATRETFSMCIPPPNVTGSLHIGHALTVAIQDALVRWHRMRGDQVLWVPGSDHAGIATQAVVEKQLWKERGVRRHELSREDFLREVWKWKEEKGGEICEQLRVLGASLDWDRECFTMDAGSSVAVTEAFVRLYKAGLLYRSRQLVNWSCALRSAISDIEVESRPLPGCTELRLPDSPTPVSFGLLFSVAFPVDGEPDAEVVVGTTRPETLPGDVAVAVHPDDSRYMHLHGRQLHHPLTGQLLPLITDCAVQPHLGTGAVKVTPAHSPADAELGARHGLSPLSVIAEDGTMTSLCGDWLQGLHRFVAREKILSALRERGLFRGFQDHPMVLPICSRSGDVVEYLPKSQWFVRCREMGDRAAKAVESGALELSPSFHQKNWQHWFSHTGDWCVSRQLWWGHQIPAYLVVEEHTQGDTKDCWVVGRTEAEAREVAAELTGRPGAELTLERDPDVLDTWFSSALFPFSALGWPQETPDLAHFYPLSLLETGSDLLLFWVGRMVMLGTQLTGQLPFSKVLLHSMVRDRQGRKMSKSLGNVLDPRDIISGVELQVLQEKLRDGNLDPAELVIAASAQRKDFPHGIPECGTDALRFALCSHGALGGDLHLSVSEVLSFRHFCNKIWNALRFILNALGEKFIPQPAEELSPASPMDAWILSCLARTARDCERGFLTCELALVTHALHHFWLHNLCDVYLEAVKPVLLHLPHPPGPLQVLFSCADVGLRLLAPLMPFLAEELWQRLPPRPGGAPAPSICVAPYPSARSLEHWHQPELERHFSRVQEAVQALRALRATYQLTKARPRVLLQSSEPGDQGLFEAFLEPLGTLGHCGAVGLLPPAAAAPSGWAQAPLSDTVQVYMELQGLVDPQTHLPRLAARRHKLQKQLDGLIARTPSEGEAETQRQQRLSSLQLELSKLDKAASHIRHLMDVSPSPGEL; encoded by the exons ATGCCTCATTTGCCTCTGGCCTCTTTTCGACCACCACTCTGGGGGTTGAGGCCCTCAAAGGGACTCCCCAGGTCCCATCCCCTTTCCACCCAGTCAGAGCCCAATGGATCAGCCATCTCGCAGAGGAACCGTGAAGCCAAACAGAAGCGCCTGCGACAGAAACAGGCGGCGCTGGAGGCTGGAATCGCCCAGAAGACCAAG TCACCTGCAGAATCCAGTAAGGCCTGGACTCCTAAGGAGATAGTGTTGTATGAAATCCCCACGGAACACGGTGAAAAGAAAG ATGTCTCCCGGCCCCTGCCTCCTGCATACAGTCCCCAATATGTTGAGGCTGCCTGGTACCCTTGGTGGGTGCGAGAGGGCTTCTTCAAACCAGAATATCAG GCCAGGCTGCCCCAGGCCACACGGGAGACCTTTTCCATGTGTATCCCACCCCCCAATGTCACGGGCTCCCTGCATATTGGGCATGCGCTGACCGTAGCCATACAGGACGCCCTCGTGCGCTG GCACCGGATGCGTGGGGATCAGGTGCTGTGGGTCCCTGGATCAGATCATGCAGGGATTGCTACTCAA GCTGTGGTGGAGAAACAGCTGTGGAAGGAGCGAGGAGTGAGGAGACACGAGCTGAGCCGGGAAGACTTCCTTAGGGAGGTGTGGAAGTGGAAGGAGGA GAAAGGTGGAGAGATCTGTGAGCAGCTCCGAGTGCTGGGGGCCTCCCTGGACTGGGACCGAGAGTGTTTTACCATGGATGCC GGCTCCTCAGTGGCTGTGACAGAAGCTTTCGTGCGGCTCTACAAGGCTGGGTTGTTGTACCGGAGCCGGCAGCTTGTCAACTGGTCGTGTGCTTTACGCTCTGCCATCTCGGATATTGAg GTGGAGAGCCGGCCCCTCCCTGGCTGCACGGAGCTTCGGTTGCCTGACTCCCCCACCCCTGTGTCTTTTGGCCTCCTCTTTTCCGTGGCCTTCCCCGTGGATGGAGAGCCTG ATGCAGAAGTTGTGGTAGGAACCACGAGGCCAGAGACGTTGCCTGGAGATGTGGCTGTGGCCGTCCATCCCGATGACTCCCGATACATG cATCTACATGGGCGACAACTTCATCATCCCTTGACGGGGCAGCTTCTCCCCCTTATCACAGACTGTGCTGTTCAGCCACACCTGGGCACAG GGGCAGTGAAGGTGACTCCAGCTCACAGCCCTGCCGATGCTGAGCTGGGGGCCCGACACGGCTTGAGCCCCCTGAGTGTCATTGCGGAGGATGGGACCATGACCTCCCTCTGTGGGGACTGGCTGCAG GGTCTTCACCGATTTGTGGCCCGGGAAAAGATTCTGTCGGCACTGAGGGAACGGGGCCTGTTCCGGGGATTCCAGGACCACCCTATGGTGCTGCCCATTTGCAG CCGTTCCGGGGATGTGGTAGAATACCTACCGAAGAGCCAGTGGTTTGTCCGCTGCCGGGAAATGGGGGACAGAGCTGCCAAG GCTGTGGAGTCAGGGGCCCTGGAGCTCAGTCCCTCCTTCCACCAGAAGAACTGGCAGCACTGGTTTTCCCACACTGG GGACTGGTGTGTCTCCCGGCAGCTGTGGTGGGGTCATCAGATTCCAGCCTACCTGGTTGTAGAGGAACACACACAG GGCGACACGAAGGACTGTTGGGTGGTCGGGCGGACAGAGGCTGAGGCCAGAGAAGTAGCTGCAGAATTGACAGGGAGACCAGGGGCGGAGCTGACCCTGGAGAGGG ACCCCGATGTCCTGGATACCTGGTTCTCCTCAgctcttttccccttttctgccCTGGGCTGGCCCCAAGAG ACCCCAGACCTGGCTCACTTCTACCCCCTGTCACTTTTGGAAACGGGCAGTGACCTCTTGCTGTTCTGGGTGGGCCGCATGGTCATGTTGGGGACCCAGCTCACAGGGCAGCTCCCCTTCAGCAAG GTGTTGCTGCACTCCATGGTTCGGGACAGGCAGGGCCGGAAGATGAGCAAGTCGCTGGGGAATGTGCTGGACCCACGGGACATCATCAGTGGGGTGGAACTGCAG GTGCTGCAGGAGAAGCTGAGGGATGGGAACTTGGACCCCGCAGAGCTGGTGATCGCGGCCTCAGCACAG AGAAAGGACTTCCCTCATGGAATCCCCGAGTGTGGGACAGATGCCCTGAGATTCGCCCTGTGCTCCCATGGGGCCCTGG GGGGCGACTTGCACCTGTCTGTCTCTGAGGTCCTGAGCTTCAGACATTTCTGCAATAAGATCTGGAATGCCCTGCGCTTTATCCTGAATGCTCTTGGGGAGAAATTCATACCCCAGCCTGCAGAGGag CTGTCCCCCGCCTCCCCCATGGACGCCTGGATCCTCAGCTGCCTGGCCCGCACTGCCCGGGACTGCGAGCGGGGCTTCCTCACCTGCGAGCTCGCGCTCGTCACCCACGCCCTGCACCACTTCTGGCTTCACAACCTCTGTGATGTCTACTTG GAGGCTGTGAAGCCGGTGCTGTTGCACTTGCCCCACCCCCCGGGGCCTCTTCAGGTCCTGTTCTCCTGCGCTGACGTTGGTCTCCGCCTCCTCGCCCCGCTGATGCCCTTCCTGGCTGAAGAGCTCTGGCAGAGGCTGCCGCCCAGGCCTGGTGgcgcccctgcccccagcatctGTGTTGCCCCCTACCCCAGTGCCCGCAGCTTG GAGCACTGGCACCAGCCCGAGCTGGAGCGGCACTTCTCCCGGGTCCAGGAGGCTGTGCAGGCGCTGAGGGCTCTCCGCGCCACGTACCAGCTCACCAAGGCCCGGCCCCGAG TGCTGCTGCAGAGCTCAGAGCCAGGAGACCAGGGCCTCTTTGAGGCCTTCCTGGAGCCCCTGGGCACCCTGGGCCACTGTGGGGCTGTGGGCCTTCTACCGCCAGCTGCAGCAGCTCCCTCGGGCTGGGCCCAGGCCCCTCTCAGTGACACCGTTCAGGTCTACATGGAGCTGCAG GGCCTGGTGGACCCCCAGACCCACCTACCTCGGCTAGCTGCCCGAAGACACAAGTTGCAGAAGCAGCTTGATGGCCTCATAGCCCGGACCCCatcagagggagaggcagagactCAGAGGCAGCAGAGG CTTTCTTCCCTCCAGTTGGAATTGTCAAAACTGGACAAGGCGGCCTCTCACATCCGGCACTTGATGGATGTgtctcccagccctggggagcTCTGA
- the VARS2 gene encoding valine--tRNA ligase, mitochondrial isoform X2: protein MKSPRNTVKRKMSPGPCLLHTVPNMLRLPGTLGGCERASSNQNIRHRMRGDQVLWVPGSDHAGIATQAVVEKQLWKERGVRRHELSREDFLREVWKWKEEKGGEICEQLRVLGASLDWDRECFTMDAGSSVAVTEAFVRLYKAGLLYRSRQLVNWSCALRSAISDIEVESRPLPGCTELRLPDSPTPVSFGLLFSVAFPVDGEPDAEVVVGTTRPETLPGDVAVAVHPDDSRYMHLHGRQLHHPLTGQLLPLITDCAVQPHLGTGAVKVTPAHSPADAELGARHGLSPLSVIAEDGTMTSLCGDWLQGLHRFVAREKILSALRERGLFRGFQDHPMVLPICSRSGDVVEYLPKSQWFVRCREMGDRAAKAVESGALELSPSFHQKNWQHWFSHTGDWCVSRQLWWGHQIPAYLVVEEHTQGDTKDCWVVGRTEAEAREVAAELTGRPGAELTLERDPDVLDTWFSSALFPFSALGWPQETPDLAHFYPLSLLETGSDLLLFWVGRMVMLGTQLTGQLPFSKVLLHSMVRDRQGRKMSKSLGNVLDPRDIISGVELQVLQEKLRDGNLDPAELVIAASAQRKDFPHGIPECGTDALRFALCSHGALGGDLHLSVSEVLSFRHFCNKIWNALRFILNALGEKFIPQPAEELSPASPMDAWILSCLARTARDCERGFLTCELALVTHALHHFWLHNLCDVYLEAVKPVLLHLPHPPGPLQVLFSCADVGLRLLAPLMPFLAEELWQRLPPRPGGAPAPSICVAPYPSARSLEHWHQPELERHFSRVQEAVQALRALRATYQLTKARPRVLLQSSEPGDQGLFEAFLEPLGTLGHCGAVGLLPPAAAAPSGWAQAPLSDTVQVYMELQGLVDPQTHLPRLAARRHKLQKQLDGLIARTPSEGEAETQRQQRLSSLQLELSKLDKAASHIRHLMDVSPSPGEL from the exons ATGAAATCCCCACGGAACACGGTGAAAAGAAAG ATGTCTCCCGGCCCCTGCCTCCTGCATACAGTCCCCAATATGTTGAGGCTGCCTGGTACCCTTGGTGGGTGCGAGAGGGCTTCTTCAAACCAGAATATCAG GCACCGGATGCGTGGGGATCAGGTGCTGTGGGTCCCTGGATCAGATCATGCAGGGATTGCTACTCAA GCTGTGGTGGAGAAACAGCTGTGGAAGGAGCGAGGAGTGAGGAGACACGAGCTGAGCCGGGAAGACTTCCTTAGGGAGGTGTGGAAGTGGAAGGAGGA GAAAGGTGGAGAGATCTGTGAGCAGCTCCGAGTGCTGGGGGCCTCCCTGGACTGGGACCGAGAGTGTTTTACCATGGATGCC GGCTCCTCAGTGGCTGTGACAGAAGCTTTCGTGCGGCTCTACAAGGCTGGGTTGTTGTACCGGAGCCGGCAGCTTGTCAACTGGTCGTGTGCTTTACGCTCTGCCATCTCGGATATTGAg GTGGAGAGCCGGCCCCTCCCTGGCTGCACGGAGCTTCGGTTGCCTGACTCCCCCACCCCTGTGTCTTTTGGCCTCCTCTTTTCCGTGGCCTTCCCCGTGGATGGAGAGCCTG ATGCAGAAGTTGTGGTAGGAACCACGAGGCCAGAGACGTTGCCTGGAGATGTGGCTGTGGCCGTCCATCCCGATGACTCCCGATACATG cATCTACATGGGCGACAACTTCATCATCCCTTGACGGGGCAGCTTCTCCCCCTTATCACAGACTGTGCTGTTCAGCCACACCTGGGCACAG GGGCAGTGAAGGTGACTCCAGCTCACAGCCCTGCCGATGCTGAGCTGGGGGCCCGACACGGCTTGAGCCCCCTGAGTGTCATTGCGGAGGATGGGACCATGACCTCCCTCTGTGGGGACTGGCTGCAG GGTCTTCACCGATTTGTGGCCCGGGAAAAGATTCTGTCGGCACTGAGGGAACGGGGCCTGTTCCGGGGATTCCAGGACCACCCTATGGTGCTGCCCATTTGCAG CCGTTCCGGGGATGTGGTAGAATACCTACCGAAGAGCCAGTGGTTTGTCCGCTGCCGGGAAATGGGGGACAGAGCTGCCAAG GCTGTGGAGTCAGGGGCCCTGGAGCTCAGTCCCTCCTTCCACCAGAAGAACTGGCAGCACTGGTTTTCCCACACTGG GGACTGGTGTGTCTCCCGGCAGCTGTGGTGGGGTCATCAGATTCCAGCCTACCTGGTTGTAGAGGAACACACACAG GGCGACACGAAGGACTGTTGGGTGGTCGGGCGGACAGAGGCTGAGGCCAGAGAAGTAGCTGCAGAATTGACAGGGAGACCAGGGGCGGAGCTGACCCTGGAGAGGG ACCCCGATGTCCTGGATACCTGGTTCTCCTCAgctcttttccccttttctgccCTGGGCTGGCCCCAAGAG ACCCCAGACCTGGCTCACTTCTACCCCCTGTCACTTTTGGAAACGGGCAGTGACCTCTTGCTGTTCTGGGTGGGCCGCATGGTCATGTTGGGGACCCAGCTCACAGGGCAGCTCCCCTTCAGCAAG GTGTTGCTGCACTCCATGGTTCGGGACAGGCAGGGCCGGAAGATGAGCAAGTCGCTGGGGAATGTGCTGGACCCACGGGACATCATCAGTGGGGTGGAACTGCAG GTGCTGCAGGAGAAGCTGAGGGATGGGAACTTGGACCCCGCAGAGCTGGTGATCGCGGCCTCAGCACAG AGAAAGGACTTCCCTCATGGAATCCCCGAGTGTGGGACAGATGCCCTGAGATTCGCCCTGTGCTCCCATGGGGCCCTGG GGGGCGACTTGCACCTGTCTGTCTCTGAGGTCCTGAGCTTCAGACATTTCTGCAATAAGATCTGGAATGCCCTGCGCTTTATCCTGAATGCTCTTGGGGAGAAATTCATACCCCAGCCTGCAGAGGag CTGTCCCCCGCCTCCCCCATGGACGCCTGGATCCTCAGCTGCCTGGCCCGCACTGCCCGGGACTGCGAGCGGGGCTTCCTCACCTGCGAGCTCGCGCTCGTCACCCACGCCCTGCACCACTTCTGGCTTCACAACCTCTGTGATGTCTACTTG GAGGCTGTGAAGCCGGTGCTGTTGCACTTGCCCCACCCCCCGGGGCCTCTTCAGGTCCTGTTCTCCTGCGCTGACGTTGGTCTCCGCCTCCTCGCCCCGCTGATGCCCTTCCTGGCTGAAGAGCTCTGGCAGAGGCTGCCGCCCAGGCCTGGTGgcgcccctgcccccagcatctGTGTTGCCCCCTACCCCAGTGCCCGCAGCTTG GAGCACTGGCACCAGCCCGAGCTGGAGCGGCACTTCTCCCGGGTCCAGGAGGCTGTGCAGGCGCTGAGGGCTCTCCGCGCCACGTACCAGCTCACCAAGGCCCGGCCCCGAG TGCTGCTGCAGAGCTCAGAGCCAGGAGACCAGGGCCTCTTTGAGGCCTTCCTGGAGCCCCTGGGCACCCTGGGCCACTGTGGGGCTGTGGGCCTTCTACCGCCAGCTGCAGCAGCTCCCTCGGGCTGGGCCCAGGCCCCTCTCAGTGACACCGTTCAGGTCTACATGGAGCTGCAG GGCCTGGTGGACCCCCAGACCCACCTACCTCGGCTAGCTGCCCGAAGACACAAGTTGCAGAAGCAGCTTGATGGCCTCATAGCCCGGACCCCatcagagggagaggcagagactCAGAGGCAGCAGAGG CTTTCTTCCCTCCAGTTGGAATTGTCAAAACTGGACAAGGCGGCCTCTCACATCCGGCACTTGATGGATGTgtctcccagccctggggagcTCTGA